aagaaagaaatactgtaataAGGGAATTCCAAAGGAAGGGCACTGGATAAGCTGAATTTTGACAACTTAAATCAGGATAGAGAGATGAATAAGAGAGATCCCAAGCCAGAGCAAGGGGGTAGAAGAGAAGCTTGATTACAATGCTAGTGATGAGACAGGAGAGGATGACACTATCCTGATTTGCCGCCCGGGACCGGGAGCCCCACGGGCGGAGGCGCCTTGGGGACCGTCGCCGTCTCGCCGGTCACCGGGTTGCAGATGAACGGCGGCGCCTCGGGACTATCACGGACAAGCGAGAAGCAGAGAAGGCCGTTGCAGATGTTGGAGAGGCGGTAGCCGCTGGGGATAGTGACGCGGTGCGGCATGAGCGTAGGTTTCGGCGAGGAGACCCTGAAGAAGCTGGCCTCGTCGGGCCTGCCGGGCTCCCGCGTCACCGTGACGAGCAAGGCCTCCGGAGGCGCGGCCGAGACGTGGTCGGCTTCGGCCTCGGCGTGGAGGGTGCGGAAAGTAGGGTCGGCGGCGACGCTGCGCCATAGCTTGGAGACGCAGCAGCAGCGCATCACGTCCCTGGTGGGCAGCTTGAGCAGGATCTCCTGCACCATCTCTGCCGATTCCGGTGGCGGAGCGGGAGCAGGAGCAGGTCCTCCCATCGTGACGGTAGATCGAAACGAAGATCAGATCGATTTTGCTGCTGACGGTTAGCCGGGCGAGCGGACAAACCACAATGGAACACGTGAAACAAACAGATTATATATTGGCAGAACTGGTCGCTGATATAAAAGATAAAAATAAACTAGTCACCGAAATAGATAGGTCGATTACAATACGAGTGTCCGATTGATCACAAACTCAATCTGAATCCGTACGTGATCGTTTTCCAGTTAATGTGCAACGACGAGGGGGTGGCTCGACGAGGGGGTGGCTCGGGGGCTAGGGTTTCGCGGCGGGGAGGCTGGTGGATTGGAAGACTTGGAGAAGCAGAAGAGTGTGGTCGAGGTCGAGGTCGGGGCCGGTGGAACGAGGGGAGCTGTGGGGAGAGTAGTTCTTGTTTTCTTAAGCAACCTCTAGCGAATTTCCTAAATTCCCCACAGTTTAAATATCCGTCAATATAAAGGGGAAGGGGAAATGTACCTCTTATTCGAATCTTACATTCTTAAGAAGTTGATCCCCACTACTACCAATTCTCTCTACATGCACATCGTCCACGTCAGCATGTGCCACATCAGCATTCAGTTTCCAATAACAACCAACCAGTTCTCTCTGTGACCAGCCCCTCTCGGTCTCATCCCAGCGCTATTCCCCTCCGTACGACAAAATCACAAAATCCTCATATACTACCTGTAGCTACGGACAGCGGTGGAAATCCAGTAGTCCTCCCCCACTCCCACAAATACTTTCTGGCTGTTCGGTTCAGTTCACCTTTTCCAAGGAAGACTGCAAAACCTCCTGTGAATCGTCTGTCATCAGGACAGCCTGCCCAATCAACATCAGAAAAAGCACTTACAAGCATGGAGTCAGATTTGCAAAGTTTGAGTCCAAGTCTTGGCGTCCCTTGAAGATATCTGAGGATCCTTTTGACTGCAGTCTAATGAACAGAAGTGGAAGCATGCAAGAACTGGCAGACCTTATTAACTGCATAAGAAATATCTGGCCGAGTCAAGGTAAGATACTGTAGCGCTCCCACCACACTCCTGTACCGAGTGGAGTCATCTGGTGCAAGTAGTTCTCCATCATGAAGTGACAGTTTCTCAGAGAGAGCCAGAGGTGTAGATGAAGGTTTGCAACCTTTCATCCCAATGCGCTGAAGAATTTCTTGGACATACTTCTCTTGTGACCGCAAAATACCACTTGCAACCGGCTTCACCTCAATGCCAAGAAAAAAAATGCAGAGGCCCTAAATCTTTGAGTGCAAAATCCATACGCAGGTCCTTAAGAAGAGACTCAACTGCTGTAGGAGGGGAGCTTGTAACaacaatatcatcaacataaataaGCATGAAGATGATAATGCCATGCCGACGATAGAAGAACAACGAGGTATCTCCTTTTGATGCAACAAACCCAAGAGACTGTAACTTGGAATACAACCAGGAGTACCAAGCTCGGGGTGCCTGTTTCAAACCATATAGAGCTTTGTCAAGCTTGCAAACATGATGTGGTGAGCTTGAACTTTCATACCCAGGGGGTTGCCTCATAAAAACttcctcttccagaacaccatgcAAAAACGCGTTCTTTACATCTAGTTGTCGAATGCACCAGTTTCTAGAGACTACAACTGAGAGAATTAACCTAATGGTGGCAGCCTTTACTACAGGACTGAAAGTGTCCTCATAGTCAAGTCCATACCTTTGTTTGAGACCTTTGGCAACCAAACGAGCCTTGTACCTGTCAATGATGCCATCAGACCTCCTCTTGATTTTATACACCCATTTGCAGTCAATGACATTGCTACCCCTGACTGGTGGAACCAAACGCCAGGTTTTGTTGTCCATGAGTGCCAAGTATTCCTCATCCATGGCCTTTTTCCACTTCGGATCACCAAGTGCTTCACGTGCATTCTTTGGTTCACCTGCAGCACAAAAAGAGCTCCAACGAACACAGCCATCCTTATAAACTTTAGGTTTGATAATACCACTTTGTGACCTGGTTTGCAAGCGcacaggaggaggcggagtaGGTTGATCAGATTGAATTTGCAGGCGGTTTTGTGAAGCAGAGTTGGCAGAGTCAGCGGCAGCCACAGAAGATCCCGAGCCGACCATAGCCGATCCCGAGGCATATACCTGGGACGGGTCAGCAAGATGCGGCGCTGCCGCCCGTGGCGAACTGCCAGTTGGCAGATCCGGGCTGGATGCTGGAGATTGCAGCGACGGAGAGGCGCGTCCGAGCCCGCACCCGAGCCGCCACGTGGGTCGCGCGGAGCCGCAGGAGCGGCCCGACCAGGAGCACGAGGGGGTGGCCCGCCTGGCCGACCAGAGGTGCGTGGGGCTGGCCCACCTGGCCCAGACGCGGGTGTCAACCGACCGGGAGACAGCGCGCCAGGGGGCCCGCCTGGCCGCCCGCCTGACGCGTCTGGCGACGCGGATCCCGGGGCAGATTGCGCTGCTGCTGCGTCAGGGAGCGATCCCGAGGAGATACTCCCGCCCGAATCCGCTCCGGGGGCTGCGTCCGGATCCTCTGCAGCATGTGATCCTGGCTGCATAAAATCAAGATCATTTTCACCTATTTCTTCACTGATTTCTTGGCCTGTTTCCTGCACACTTTCAGCAGAATGATCATCAAGAGTATTAGATATAGACATAGGGCCTGCAGCTGCATCCACTCCTTGGAGAAAATTAGGTGACAGAAGATGATATGGTAAAAGAACAAGTTCTTTGCGGAGTTGTGCACCGGCATTTGAATGAAGTTTAGCAAAGGGAAAGACTTGTTCGTCAAAAACAACGTCGCGAGAGATATAGACACGCCCGGAAGAGATATCAAGACATTTGTACCCCTTGTGAAGACTACTATAACCCCCAAAAAGCGCATTGCTTAAAGCGAAACTCAACCTTGTGCTTGTTGAAAGGGTGTAAGTTGGGCCACACAGCGCACCCAAAAATGCGAAGGAAAGTGTAGTCTGGTTTGGTTCCAAAGAGACGTTCTAGAGGAGTTTGATTTTTAATAACACGACTAGGAACACAATTGATAAGGTAGACAGCTGTGAGGAACGCTTCGTCCCAAAACTTTAGTGGCATGAACGCATGGGCCAAAAGGGAGAGACCAACTTCCACGATGTGTCTGTGTTTTCTTTCTGCAGCTCCATTCTGTTGATGGGCATGAGGGCAAGAGACATGGTGAGTAATGCCAATGCGCTCAAAAAAAGGGTTGAGCTTTTGGTATTCACCTCCCCAGTCTGTTTGCATAGCGAGAATTTTACGAGTGAAAAGACGTTCAACATGAGCTTGAAAGAGGTGAAATTTCTAAACACATCAGATTTATTTTTGAGCAAATAGATCCAACtaaacttgctgaaatcatcaatAAAACTGACGTAGTACTTTTGTCTGCCTACAGAGACGGGTCCAGGACCCCAAACATCTGAATAAATAAGCTCTAAAGGAGCTTTGGACTCACTATTGGAACGGGAATAAGGTAGCTGATGGCTCTTGGCCATCTGACATGCATCACAAACCAAGAAATGGTCTTGTTTATTTGACACAGGAAGATGAAAATCTCGAAGAATTTTCTGAACTACCGGAAGGGAGGGATGCCCTAAACGCTTGTGCCACCGAGATGTGGATGGTGTAGTTGCTACAAGCACTTGACGTTGAGGAGCACCTTGCCGACTAGTAACAGGAAACAAACGCCATTTACTCTTGTTTTGAAGAATGGTTCTCCGGGTAGCCTGATCCTTGACAAGAAAAGTTTCAGGGTGAAGCTCAATAAACACATCATTATCTTTCATAAGCTGATAAGCAGAAAGTAGACTCTGTTCGGCACTAGGGACATGAAGGATGTTGTTTAAATTCAAGGAGCCAGAGGGACTGGACAAAACTGAATGGCCAATATGTGCAATATCCATACCTTGACCGCTAGCAGTGTGAATTTGTTCGTTGCCGGTGTAGCGATCACGGACGGTCAGTTTCCCTAACTCGCCGGTGATGTGATCTGTAGCACTGGTGTCAAGATACCAATTGGTATCCACGCCATAGGAGTGAGCTGCATTGGCAGCGCAAggttggccgccgccgccgccacctccgccgCCATTGCTGCCGCGACCACCACCACCAGCGGGGTTGCGGACGTTGTTGTTGTAGCTCTTGTCGTAGCGCTTTCTGCAACGCCACGCCCCATGGCCCTCCTCCTTGCAGATCTGACAGCGTTCGTGGTCACCGCGGTCACCACCCTGGTTGCGCGGCGCACCACCAGAGGAGCCACCGCCGGAGTTGTCGTTGTAGCGTGGTGGCCCGGAGTTGTCGTTGTAGCCGCcacgtccaccgccgccgccactaCTGCCGCCTCCACGGCTGTAGTTGCCGCCACGGCCGCCGCCACGTGACGCAAGGTTGGCGGAGTGGTTCGGGGAGAACGCCGCCTGCTGAGCGGTGATGCGGCCTTCAGCCGCCAGGAGCAACGAGAAGAGCTCAGTGAGCCCGATCTGTTGGTCCGTGGCGGCGCGCGTGGAGATAGCCGAGACGAAGCAGTTGTAGTCCGGTTCGTGCACCAGGCCCTGAAGAATTTGGTCGACGAGATCGTCTTCTCCAAGAGGCTTCCCGGCGGCTGCGAGTTCATCGGCAATGCCCTTCATCTTGGTGAAGTAGGCTGCTGCCGACATGTCCCCCTTGCGTGTGTTACCTAGGGCAGACCGAAGCTGGAGAGTACGTGCACAAGATCGCGATGAAAAGCTTTGCACCAAAGCTTGCCAGATGCCAGCAGAAGTGGTATGGTTCGAGACTTGCATGAGAACATCACGAGAAAGAGATGCAATCAAGATCGTAAGCACCTGTTGATCCTGCGTTTCCCAGACGGCGTGCTCGGGGTTCGGCGTGGTGACGGTTTCCTTCTTCCCATCGGCGATGTCCCTCTCCGTGAGAAGAACGGCATCCGGCTCCTTGCGCGATCCATCAAGGTAGCCCATCATGCATGCCGCTTTGATGTGTGGCAGGACTTGCGCCTTCCATACCAAGAAGTTTTCCCTGGTCAGTTTCTCGGTGATGGTATGACCAAgggatgcgagggagggggaggccatggagacgggggaggaggaggatgacATGACCTAGATGCGTTGGAAGAGattggctctgataccatgtgaAACTTGAGGCTAAAGCTTATGCAATTAAGCAGGGACGCATACGTGTTATATAAAGGCAAAGATTACAAAGAGGTTAGGTGGTTAGGGCTGTGGATTGATCTACAAGAAACTTAGCTAAGCAATCTCAACAGCCCTACCTATCCTATCCTTCAGTTACAAAGAACACGCACGCCATATAGCTACATACGATTTATACAAACACCGTAGAATACAATGCTTGACACGATCCACCCACCGCTATGCCTCTCACCGCCCACATGACAAGAGGAATATATACCACCGCCGCCATGGTGCCTGCTGGAGAGCCAACCGGCCGCCCTGGCATCCAAACCACGAGACATTGGCACCCGCCACCTTCACAATGCAATGTACATACTAGACTGACTGCTTTGAGTTAACTAATCTAGATGGAAGGTGATCCAAGAATTTGTAGCATGGTGGAAATGAGATAGATCCTAAAATATACATAAATGAGCAGGGAGAGAGAAAACTGTTATTTTCATGTGCTTGGAAGTTAAGGTACTTGCAAAGGAAGAAGTAAAAAATGGTCATAGTTTGGAAGAGGTCCAGTCAAGTCAAGCCAGTTTTGACAGGAAAATGGAGGATGAGCTTGGACGAAATGATGTTGAGAAAGAAAGAAAGACTGTTATAAGGGAGGTCCAAAGAAAGGGCACTGGATAAGCTGAATTTTGACAACTTAAATTAGGATAGAGAGATGAATGAGAGAGATCCCAGCCAGAACAATTCAAGGGGGAAGAAGAGAAGCTTGATTGCAATGCTAGTGATGAGACGGGAGAGGATGACACTATGGATTTGATGGGGTTCAGAGCATGGATGCTGACAGTATGCAAGGAAGCTAGGCTATGGGAGATGGCTGAATGTGTGAATGTGATGGTTTGTGAAGATTTTTTTATATGTTGCCCTGAGAGCTTTTGTTATAGGGTGCCCTTTGTGGTTCCCTGTTTCTTTATCTGTCTGTGGCTTGTGAGAAACCACGGAACCATTCTGGCAGTAAATATTAACGTTTAAGGGGTGCCGTACCTGTCGGTCCCATCCATGGAGCAGTTTTAACGTCCGCCAGGAACACCAAAGCATGTGACATAATCCGTTCGTAAATAAATATAAAAGCTTTAGATCACCAAAGTAAGTTGCGATCTAAACGAGCAGTTTTAATGTCCGCCAATAGGAACAGCAAACATGTAACATAGAATCATAGATAATACTCCATGCTGCAGCAAACTTCTTGTAGATTGTGCTGCAGCAATTTTTGATACATGTTTTTTttttgttgcaaaaatgccagcGCGACATGTTTTTTCTTGACGGAGGGGGTATCTACCACAATATTTTTTATCACTTAGAGGACAGTGTACCCACTTGTAGATTACTGCAGCAATCTTCTTGCCAAGTTCCAACAACTCCATTGGCAAttcacaaaccaaacataccgccCAGGCCCAATAGGAAGCTAGTTTCTCCAAagcaaaataataataataaggaAGCAACCATGAATGTTCAGTTCGATCATGCACTAGTTGAGAATTAATGATTGCCATCATGTATGCGTGATGCTTCCTTTGGTGTGACTCACTCTAGTGTAAGCAACAAGGCATGCTCGAATTTTTGTCTTTTCTCCTCACCGTCCCAAGAGGACGGCGGCAGTCCCAAGGTGAGAGGCGAGAGCAGGCTGGGGCGATAACCCACGAAGATGTTCCATTGGCAGTTGGACGGCGTTGCCGGCAGCTGGATTCGCCGGTCACATTGCGGACAATCAGCGTCCAGAGATGGCTCCGGCGAGCGTCCTCTCGTGTCATGTTTGTACAAGACCTCATAGTCCTTGTAGCACATCAGGGTTCCGGCGCTGCCCCGGGCCTGTACGGCCAGTGGTGACCAAGTAGAGTTTTCCTTGCACGAGCACCGGGGACAAGGTGCGCAACAGAGGACACTCAGAGCTATACGAATGCTGGCGCCATCCACCGCCCCCTGCAGCACCGTCTAAGGTGCACACGCTCTGGTCCACGTAGTACAAGGAGAACCTGAACAGCTTGTGCTCCTTGGTGGAAGGGCTGAACGCCAAGGCGAAGTGATGGTACATAGTGCAGTCGGGCGGAGGCGCCTTGGGGAGCGTTGTCGGTTGCAGACGAATGCCGGTGCCTCAGCAGTGCCATGGACAGGTGTGAAGCAGAGGAGGCCGTTGCAGACGTTGGAAAGGCCGTAGCCGCTGGGGATGGTGACGCGGTGCGGCAAGGGCATAGGTTTCGGCAACGTACGGTAGATCAAAACAAAGATTGAGATCGATTTTGCTGCTGACGGTTTACTTGTGCGGGCACGTCTGAAGCAGACAACCACAATGGAACATGTGAAACAACAGATTATATATTGGCAGAACTAGTCGCCGacataaaaagaaacaaaaaaaactagTCACCAAAATAGATAGATCGATTACTATGAGTCGCCGACATATATAGATTGATCACAAACTCAATCTGAATCCGTGATTATTTTCCAATTAATGTGCATCCATCTGTTCATTCAATTTGCAACTAGTGGAGTTTTGGTTAATCATCTTTTTTTTGGTTGAATAATAATCTATTCTTTCTAATGATCTTGTGTTTGAAATCATGTTAAATGTCCTTAAATAAATTTCTGTGTGTTCACTTTTAACTCAGTAGCTATCATTATATCAATTTGAATATTAAGTTCGAGCATGCTTCTCTGTTCTAGGCTTGACTTGTCATTTGTTTTTCTCAGACTTGAAGTACTGATTTCATACCAGTTGCATATCACACACGCTACACCACTGAAAAATCATAATATGCTGAGTACGAGTATTAAAAATACTCGGCGAAGCCAACATCGAACTTGGCAAACTGTATGCAGAGTGTTGTGCTCGGCTTCCTCTCCTCAGCCTATACCATGTCCACAAAGGGTTGTAAGCCGAGAGCTTTTTCACGGGCACTCGGCTTACACTTTGTCGAGTGCTAAATGTGGGATTTTCGGCAAAATAAGGCAATGTGACGGACAGACGGCCCTCGGACAGAGACGGCGATGCCATGTGGCATCTCTATAAGCCGTGTGACATGCTCGGCATTCTCTGCAATTAGGGGCAACCCGAAGGTAGACACATGGAAAAGTTTAAGCCGAGTACCGTCCTGTTGGTGCACGGTATAGTTATAAGCCGAGTGCTTTTCCAGCTTGGTGTGACATATATCTAAGTCGAGTACCGCCTTGCCGGTGCACGGTATAGCTATTAGCCGAGTGATTTTCCAGCTAGACACAACAAATTTCTAAGTATCTGTGTTCGCCGAGATCATTTATGGCGGCTCACGACAAAGATGAACACTGAGTATGTGGCAAACTGGCAACAGCTCTCGATGTAGGTCTAAGCCGAGTGTCGTACTTGGCATAGGTTTATACACTGTCGTGCCAT
The sequence above is a segment of the Aegilops tauschii subsp. strangulata cultivar AL8/78 chromosome 6, Aet v6.0, whole genome shotgun sequence genome. Coding sequences within it:
- the LOC109765024 gene encoding F-box protein At5g65850-like is translated as MGGPAPAPAPPPESAEMVQEILLKLPTRDVMRCCCVSKLWRSVAADPTFRTLHAEAEADHVSAAPPEALLVTVTREPGRPDEASFFRVSSPKPTLMPHRVTIPSGYRLSNICNGLLCFSLVRDSPEAPPFICNPVTGETATVPKAPPPVGLPVPGGKSG